One part of the Clostridium thermosuccinogenes genome encodes these proteins:
- a CDS encoding ABC transporter ATP-binding protein has protein sequence MIDRTTRLEQNIEHENKPSIKHLFRLWVFVFSSTKVISSIYLGLFIVLSFLRPTLAFLWGKYITTVKGYTKGHNLLPAVFLLIGYFIISFAADLIESYMAANGDGDLEQLDLVQANRQQELMHSKMFKKLSRVSSEYFEIAKLNDETEQVFNFAGDGWGGVNRQVMLNSYIVIAKIVSVLSIAASLFVFNPWLCLIVLIAPLPTLWTTTIGEKLRFKFVRKNTKLVRRIDYFQSLMLSSASKEMKTLGLYDFFYNKWKTHADEYTMKEKKLIRNQTAIEMANSFLVNSANVGSMVFAITLFTTGQLSLGELGAAISLVGTLMNDSSQLLSSIASFLSKKNNAAQFFDLMDLPEQKDEGKAMGTFDVLRAKGLKYRYPLTGRYVLNGIDLTIKKGEKVAFVGENGEGKTTFVKLITGLIQPSDGELTINGTSAGELNPIDRYRNQSTVMQNPSRYFTFTVRDNVYLGDTMRARDEGAIDAALKFAGFEGQDGDEMLGKDIGGIDLSGGQWQKLAIARAAYRNRDFIILDEPTSNLDPLAEAEVFQKYIELAEDKTVIFVTHRISVAALADRIVVFKGGKVLQDGTHEELIAQDGEYSRLYKEQAKWYNR, from the coding sequence ATGATTGACAGAACTACAAGACTCGAACAGAATATTGAACATGAGAATAAACCATCCATTAAACATCTTTTTCGACTATGGGTGTTTGTTTTCTCCTCAACAAAGGTAATCAGCAGCATCTATTTGGGACTGTTCATCGTGCTTTCGTTCCTCAGGCCGACACTGGCTTTCTTGTGGGGAAAATATATCACAACAGTCAAAGGCTACACGAAAGGGCATAATCTGCTGCCGGCAGTTTTCTTACTGATTGGTTATTTCATTATCAGCTTTGCTGCTGATCTGATAGAGAGTTATATGGCGGCCAACGGTGACGGGGACTTGGAACAGCTCGACCTGGTACAGGCAAACCGCCAACAGGAGCTGATGCACTCAAAGATGTTCAAAAAGCTAAGCCGCGTTTCTTCCGAGTACTTCGAAATCGCCAAATTAAACGATGAGACCGAGCAGGTGTTCAATTTTGCCGGTGATGGCTGGGGTGGAGTAAACCGGCAGGTGATGCTGAACAGCTATATTGTGATTGCCAAAATTGTATCGGTGTTGTCCATAGCGGCATCGCTGTTTGTTTTCAACCCGTGGTTGTGCCTTATCGTATTGATTGCACCGCTTCCAACACTGTGGACTACAACGATTGGTGAAAAGCTGCGTTTTAAATTCGTAAGGAAAAACACAAAGCTGGTGCGCAGGATCGATTATTTTCAGAGCTTGATGCTGTCGTCTGCCAGCAAGGAAATGAAGACGCTTGGGCTGTATGACTTTTTCTATAATAAATGGAAAACACATGCTGACGAATATACTATGAAGGAGAAAAAGCTGATCCGCAATCAGACAGCAATCGAGATGGCAAACAGCTTCTTGGTGAACTCAGCCAACGTAGGAAGCATGGTGTTTGCTATAACATTGTTTACCACAGGACAATTGTCTCTGGGTGAATTAGGTGCTGCTATATCGCTGGTAGGTACGCTTATGAATGACTCAAGTCAACTGCTTTCAAGCATTGCGTCATTCTTATCCAAAAAGAACAACGCCGCACAGTTCTTTGACTTGATGGACCTGCCGGAGCAAAAGGATGAAGGCAAAGCGATGGGAACCTTCGATGTGCTGAGGGCAAAGGGATTGAAATATCGTTATCCTCTGACCGGCCGATATGTGCTGAATGGTATCGACCTTACCATCAAAAAAGGAGAAAAGGTGGCGTTTGTCGGTGAAAACGGCGAGGGCAAGACCACGTTTGTAAAGCTTATCACCGGACTCATCCAGCCGTCGGATGGTGAATTGACGATCAATGGAACATCCGCAGGGGAGCTGAATCCTATTGATCGCTACAGGAATCAGAGCACAGTAATGCAGAACCCATCGCGATACTTCACATTTACGGTAAGAGACAATGTGTATCTGGGCGACACAATGAGGGCGCGCGACGAGGGTGCAATTGATGCAGCGCTGAAGTTTGCTGGCTTTGAGGGACAAGATGGTGATGAGATGTTGGGCAAGGATATCGGTGGTATCGATCTGTCCGGTGGACAGTGGCAGAAACTCGCCATCGCGCGCGCAGCATACCGGAATCGTGACTTCATCATTCTCGACGAACCGACCAGCAACTTAGACCCATTAGCCGAAGCAGAGGTGTTTCAAAAGTACATTGAATTGGCTGAGGACAAGACAGTCATCTTTGTCACCCATCGTATTTCCGTGGCAGCTCTGGCTGACCGCATTGTGGTGTTCAAGGGAGGAAAAGTCCTGCAGGATGGCACGCACGAAGAGCTGATTGCGCAGGACGGTGAATATTCGCGCTTATATAAAGAGCAAGCAAAGTGGTATAACCGCTAA
- a CDS encoding LysM peptidoglycan-binding domain-containing protein, producing MQIFYTVRTGDTLSNIAARWFIPLQSLIAANNLSPPYLIYPGQQLSMPPGVSTYVVRPGDSIYSISIKYGIPMDKIIQDNGIEPPYVIMPGTVLTVSEGVPFYVVRPGDTLYNIASRYNVTVNGQPRPDMIIAENPGLTPNITPGMRLLIPYPPAGGTGRIAAIIDDGINSFIQIFDPVTESRYEILVDRGDRNSRIFWSPRQDRIAYIDSRGIISVIDVSTRRIARIDQISFPAFVDWSTDGRLLVYSTGRVIRIYNVVNHTFYAIRRAGASYVQWFPNGRELLFEAKDSSGLSQLYRIDADGGNERRITNNANGPLNDVRLSPNGAFVLYTTPGASISEIYIMDLATGELSKIPGGPEAKNYYPTWSPDSAKIAYSSTQFINSRYYSLIRVSDVKGERDATVAIASCYATPVTWSPDSRKIAYMSGCREDVPPVEVWSIDLERPVPISILDGFLFYDIDWAPTR from the coding sequence ATGCAAATATTCTATACGGTACGTACCGGCGATACTTTAAGCAATATAGCGGCACGTTGGTTTATACCCCTGCAGTCCTTAATTGCAGCCAATAATCTTTCACCACCGTATTTAATTTATCCCGGACAGCAGTTGTCCATGCCTCCCGGAGTATCTACATATGTTGTAAGGCCAGGTGATTCCATATACTCAATATCGATAAAATATGGAATACCTATGGATAAGATTATTCAGGACAATGGTATTGAGCCGCCTTATGTCATCATGCCCGGTACGGTATTGACGGTTTCGGAAGGCGTGCCTTTTTATGTGGTCAGACCCGGAGACACTCTGTATAATATAGCATCAAGATATAATGTGACTGTAAACGGGCAGCCGAGACCGGATATGATCATAGCCGAAAACCCAGGACTCACACCGAATATAACACCTGGTATGAGGCTTTTAATACCGTATCCACCGGCTGGAGGAACCGGGCGCATAGCAGCCATTATAGATGACGGTATTAATAGCTTCATTCAGATTTTTGATCCGGTCACTGAAAGCAGATATGAAATTCTTGTTGACAGGGGAGACAGAAATTCAAGGATTTTTTGGTCTCCGCGCCAGGATAGGATAGCATATATAGATAGCAGAGGAATTATATCGGTTATTGATGTCTCAACAAGACGCATTGCACGAATTGATCAGATATCTTTCCCCGCATTTGTCGACTGGTCCACGGATGGTAGATTGTTGGTTTATTCTACCGGGAGAGTAATAAGGATTTATAATGTCGTGAATCATACATTTTATGCAATTCGGCGTGCCGGTGCTTCCTATGTCCAATGGTTTCCCAACGGCAGGGAACTGCTGTTTGAGGCAAAGGATTCTTCCGGCTTAAGCCAGCTTTACAGGATTGATGCTGATGGCGGAAATGAAAGGCGTATTACCAATAACGCCAATGGACCATTGAATGATGTGAGATTATCTCCGAATGGAGCTTTTGTTCTATATACCACCCCTGGGGCAAGCATATCGGAGATATATATCATGGATCTGGCTACAGGAGAATTGAGCAAGATACCGGGAGGACCGGAAGCGAAAAACTACTATCCGACTTGGTCTCCTGACTCTGCAAAAATAGCATACAGCTCAACTCAGTTTATCAACAGCAGATATTACTCCCTTATCCGGGTATCGGATGTGAAAGGGGAAAGGGATGCCACTGTGGCTATAGCAAGCTGCTATGCGACTCCTGTCACATGGTCGCCTGACAGCAGGAAAATAGCTTATATGTCGGGCTGCAGAGAAGATGTTCCTCCTGTGGAAGTGTGGAGTATAGATTTGGAAAGGCCAGTTCCTATAAGCATTTTGGATGGAT